One Besnoitia besnoiti strain Bb-Ger1 chromosome VIII, whole genome shotgun sequence DNA segment encodes these proteins:
- a CDS encoding putative T-complex protein 1 subunit alpha (encoded by transcript BESB_082930), producing the protein MSLAIFGDRQSGQDVRTANAAAVQSIANILRSSLGPQGLDKMLVDDIGDMTITNDGATILKQLEVQHPAAKVLVELSDLQDKEVGDGTTSVVLLAAEFLRVGNQLVREGVHPTAVIAGFKLAMKESVKYIQEHLTTRIDANNKEVLLNVATTTISSKLIGAETFHFADLVVRAILSVKMITERGDIKYPVSSINIIKTHGKSMRESTLVEGYALKAGRAAQGMPQCVKNAKIALLDFNLRQHRMQLGVQIQVDNPEELEKIRQKEKDITAAKIQKILASGANVILTTQGIDDMAMKYFVEAGALAVRRVDRKDLRRIAKITEGSIVLTMATLDGDEKFDPATLGTCEEVYEERIGDWDHLLFKGCKGGKAATVILRGANEYMLDEVDRSVHDALCAVSRALENTNVCPGGGAVETSLSVYLENFARTLGSREQLAIAAFAESLLIIPKTLAVNAALDATELVARLRAVHAKAQGQLLGAEGNGDEELKWYGLDLVTGKTRNNMAAGVIEATVSKTKALRFATEAAVTILRIDDLIKIAPEPERERDD; encoded by the exons ATGTCGCTTGCAATCTTCGGCGACCGCCAAAGTGGTCAGGACGTCCGCACTGCCAATG cggcagctgtcCAGTCGATCGCCAACATTCTGCGGTCGTCGCTCGGTCCCCAGGGCCTGGACAAGATGCTGGTAGACGACATCGGCGACATGACGATCACGAACGACGGCGCAACGATTCTGAAGCAACTCGAGGTCCAGCATCCTGCAGCCAAGGTCCTCGTCGAGCTCTCAGACCTGCAG GACAAGGAGGTTGGGGACGGAACCACCTCCGTcgttctcctcgccgccgagtTTCTGCGTGTGGGAAATCAGCTGGTTAGGGAGGGCGTCCATCCCACCGCCGTCATTGCTGGCTTCAAGCTCGCTATGAAG GAGAGCGTGAAGTACATCCAGGAGCACCTGACCACTCGCATCGACGCAAACAACAAGGAAGTCCTCCTCAACGTCGCGACGACGACAATCAGCTCCAAGCTTATAGGCGCGGAGACATTCCACTTCGCCGACCTCGTTGTGCGCGCCATTCTCTCCGTCAAGATG ATCACAGAGCGCGGCGACATCAAGTACCCCGTTAGCTCCATCAACATCATCAAGACCCACGGGAAGTCCATGCGCGAGTCCACGCTGGTTGAAGGCTACGCGCTGAAGGCCGGTCGCGCCGCTCAAG GCATGCCACAGTGCGTGAAGAACGCAAAGATCGCGCTTCTGGATTTCAACCTGCGCCAGCACCGCATGCAACTCGGCGTGCAGATCCAAGTAGACAACCCCGAGGAGCTCGAAAAGATTCGCCAGAA GGAGAAAGACATCACGGCGGCGAAGATACAGAAGATCCTCGCCTCCGGAGCGAACGTCATCCTGACGACGCAGGGCATCGATGACATGGCCATGAAGTACTtcgtggaggcgggcgcgctcgccgtgcGTCGCGTCGACAGAAAGGATCTGCGACGCATCGCCAAAATCACAGAAG GCAGCATTGTGCTGACGATGGCGACTCTGGACGGAGACGAGAAGTTCGACCCCGCGACCCTCGGCACGTGCGAAGAAGTCTACGAGGAGCGCATCGGCGACTGGGATCATTTGCTCTTCAAAGGCTGCAAAGGCGGGAAGGCAGCAACCGTCATTCTGCGG ggcgcgaACGAGTATATGCTTGACGAAGTCGACCGGTCTGTCCATGACGCGCTGTGCGCGgtgtcgcgggcgctggagaaCACGAATGTCTGCCCCGGGGGAGGCGCCGTGGAGACTTCGCTTTCGGTCTACTTGGAAAACTTTGCGCGGACGCTGGGGTCGCGGGAGCAACTAGCCattgccgccttcgcggagTCGCTGTTGATCATTCCGAAGACGCTCGCGGTAAAcgcggcgctggacgcgACGGAACTCGTCGCCCGCTTGCGCGCCGTCCACGCGAAGGCCCAGGGCCAGTTGCTCGGGGCGGAGGggaacggcgacgaggagctcAAGTGGTACGGTCTCGACCTCGTGACGGGCAAGACGCGCAACAACATGGCGGCGGGCGTCATCGAGGCGACTGTGAGCAAAACGAAGGCGCTTCGCTTTgcgacggaggccgcggTCACGATTCTCCGCATCGACGACCTCATTAAAATCGCCCCGGAGCCCGAGCGGGAACGCGACGACTAG